Part of the Anopheles gambiae chromosome 3, idAnoGambNW_F1_1, whole genome shotgun sequence genome is shown below.
GGTATTCAGCACCAAGAGGAAGGCTTCCTGCGCAACCTAGGCCCGGAAAAGTCAGAACAGGTCGTGTCGGGCGGCTACTCGTACACCGCTCCCGACGGTCAGCTCTACAGCGTCCAGTACAAGGCGGACGCGAACGGATTCCAGCCCGTCGGTGACCATCTGCCAACGCCACCGCCACTGCCTCAAGCGCTGCAAGAGTAAGTACCGTACGCAAGCCTGCGCTGTTTGGCAAACGCAAAAACGCTAACAACGCGCTGTATATCACCCACCCCCTCCTCTCACTTTCAGAGCGTACGATCTCCACGCTCGACTGCATGCCGAAGCTGCCGCCCGGCCCCAGAACCCCGCCTACCAGGAACCGCAGGCCCAGTACGGTGCGCCCCAGGGTGGATCCCAGCAGCAGAGCTCGTACTACCCGCAGCagcctcagcagcagcaacagccccagtaccaccaccagcagcagccgcagtaCCAGCAACCGCAGCAACCACAGTACAACCAGCAGCAGACGCCCCAGTTCAGCTCGCCGAACGCCATCCAAGGTTACCCGTCGGCACCGGCCAACCAGTACCTGCCACCGGCCAAGCGGCAACAGGGCTTCAATCCCAACAGTGGCTACACTTACTAGAACCCTGCGCTGCCTGCATTCTATCGATTTCAGTATTTATTTGTGCtccccaaacaaacaaacaaaaacccgaACTCACACGCTAATAAACCAGTGGTGCTGCTAAGATACATGCGCgcgcggcacacacacaaccattgAAGGTGAAACCCTTCAAACCTCGAACTAGTGTCCCGGTGTGTTCTTCTTTCACTGATCAATTCCGAATTCTGTGAGGTGTTCTTGTGACACTTGTAAGTCAGTTATTGAGTACGACCTTGTCAAGTAATGGAGCAAGTTACCATGTGTAGCTCCTGATCAAAATCCTGAAATCCTTTCTCCCGCTCCGGAACATGTTGGACAATGTTACGCTCGTACATAACAGCTTCAATGCGCTTCCAAAATCCATCTAACCTTGCCTAAAATCTGAAAGCACTCAACAATCACTCGGATCTACATCGGAATCACGAAATCGAAGTCAAAAGTCAAGACCATGACCCTGACATTCGCCACACTTCTTCTTCGCACTCTCAGGGCATAATTGAGTTAAAGGCGCTTTTCCAACTGCAATAAAAAGGCATGGCTTACACCATTCGGGCATGTAAAACTGTGATTGTCCGATTGCTGTTTTTCACGAAAAGTTGCACAACCCAGCGGCAACACACAGCGTCACAAATCTTGCATTCTTGCAAAACAACCGAAAACCCTCGTACATCACCGTAATGAGCTTTTGTACAGGTGGGCGCGCTACTGGCCtgctggtttttgttttacctcgCCAAGGGGGCCTGTGTTGCCTACTTTTCACGCTTAACCAGCCGCCGAGAGCCGCCGTTCTATTATGCAAACCTCATTCAGCCTCTTACGGGTTTCCCCCGTAAAGAATGCCCTTTCGACCCATGTCGGTTGCGATGCTCTCGTGTCATGTCAAAGGGGAGCGAAGGCGTGGTGGTGCCCGTTGTCATAGCTACTGTACTGTTTGTCGCTTGAGTGCGTTACGGCCCTTAGGCCGTGGGGCAATCTTCTCCACCAGAAGTGTGCAAACTGTCGAAGCGCATCTTTATGGACTTCCTACAAACGCATACAAACCCCTTCGTGCCAGGTGCAACGTGCAACACCGAACACGCCAGTGGGCGCTAGAGATGAAAGACAAATACAAATCAGTCACCGAACGCCCGAGAGCGATAAATCAAAGCACGAGCCCATAATTATCATAATTTATGTTGTGAAAAAAATTTACGACCCACACGACCACAATCACATACTGCGTGTGTGTAGGGGAAAGGGAGTGAGAGGTGATTTGGATTTGGTCCGATAAGATTGGCTTTCTTGAAGCAGCCAAGCATACATATGGACCCACACATATAACAAACACCTCAAATGggtgcatttttttacacgaaCGGTGCAACATTCTCCTTCAAAAGAGCGTCCCTCTCCTCTGGTTTGGCGAGAAAAGCGGATGGATAGTGAACTGGGCTCACCGGTTCGGTTCTGTTCGATTCGGTTTCTATGCTATGATTCTCGCGACGGGCGGCCGATCATGGGTTGCCGATAATGGACTGATCGGCGATAAAATCCGCCCCCCAGCGCTCGTCCATACATCAAACGACGCGCCAAGGTGCGAGAAACAAAGCAATTGAATTGTTTGACGTTGGGTTGATACGAAAGCGATGCAGTGCTGCGGTGCTGCAAAGCGGA
Proteins encoded:
- the LOC1271062 gene encoding pupal cuticle protein 20, whose amino-acid sequence is MVHKTLLLCAFLGLASAARLDNLYGAPAPSASFQGGAGDGNLLNAPRQSPANQYLPPSAQGQQGYPSVAPLGQQGQQQSGFNTYNPQPSGPGSYPGSGSAPSGPAGGSFQGTNYQQTTPIPILRYENVNNGDGSYRFDYATGNGIQHQEEGFLRNLGPEKSEQVVSGGYSYTAPDGQLYSVQYKADANGFQPVGDHLPTPPPLPQALQEAYDLHARLHAEAAARPQNPAYQEPQAQYGAPQGGSQQQSSYYPQQPQQQQQPQYHHQQQPQYQQPQQPQYNQQQTPQFSSPNAIQGYPSAPANQYLPPAKRQQGFNPNSGYTY